The DNA sequence CGGAAGATATTTTTACCTTTTATATTCTGCGGTTCATTAAATCTGTCATCATTGTGTTGAGTTTCTTTAATATCATCGCTCTCATTTATTATTTCGGCCCCTCCGTCAAAAAGAAATACCGCTATTTTTCTGCAGGCGCAACATTTGCAACCATAGTATCCATTGGAATGACGGTCGTTTTCAAGTTATACACCAGCTACCTGAATAATTTCAATAACCTGTATGGCTCACTGGGCATCATGATCGTCATCATGCTGCTGATATACCTGAACGCACTGGTATTGCTGTTCGGATTTGAATTAAACAACAGCATCGCCGTCAACAAGGCAATCCGTGAAGAAATACAAACGAATCCGGCATCATGAAACAAATTCTCAAAGCATTGCTTTCCTTATTCTTTTTGATAGCCATAGCGGTACATATTTATTACCTGTACCTGGAAACGGACAAACAATACCTTTGGCACACACTCTATTTTGTTACTTACGGTGCATGCTGGAGGATGCTGTTTTCAAAAACAAAAAACAGCATCCTCCTTTATTTCTTCATGATGCTGTTTCCATTCATCACCCATTTTTACTTCGGATACCGGCATCTGATAAAATCCGAAATTAATGGTATGTTCTGGGTTTGCCTGATAGTTTGTATCCTGTTACCTGTTGGCTTATGGGTAGTTAAACAGGACACTAATCTTCAAAACGGAGGTGTTTGATTGTGGAGGCCCGGTTCATCAGTTGTTTGAGAGAATCGATACCTATCAGCAAGTGCTTGTTGACATAATTTGCAGTCACTTTCCTGTCACTTTCATCTGTCTTCACACCCTCCGGTATCATCGGCTGGTCTGAAACCAGCAACAGTGCGCCGACCGGAATTTCATTGGCAAATGCAACAGAAAAAAGCGTGGCTGTTTCCATATCAATGGCCATGGCGCGTATTTTCCTCAGATATTCCTTAAATTCTTCATCGTGTTCCCACACTCTTCTGTTGGTCGTATAAACGGTACCGGTCCAGTAATCCTGATCGTGTTCACGGATTGTGGTTGAAATGGCTTTTTGCAATGCAAAGGATGGCAATGCCGGCACTTCAGCAGGGAAATAATCGTTAGAGGTTCCCTCTCCTCTGATAGCGGCAATCGGGAGGATGAAATCGCCCAATTCATTTTTCTTTTTCAATCCGCCGCATTTTCCTAAGAACAGGGCAGCCTTTGGTTTTACAGCGGATAATAAATCCATCATGGTAGCAGCCAGGGCGCTGCCCATTCCAAAGTTGATGATAGTGATATTATTGGCAGTGGCATTCGGCATGGGTTTATCCAGTCCAACTACTTCCACCTGATTCCATTCTGCGAATAATTGTACATATTTGGAAAAATTAGTCAGTAAGATATATTCACCGAAATCCTCCAGATTTTTTCCGGTATACCTTGGCAGCCAGTTCTGAACGATATCATCTTTAGTTTTCATGAATACCTTTTAGTACATAATATTTTTCATGATTTTCATATCGAAATTGACCGGCAAGACCATCATTTCCTTTTTGGGCATTCCATTTACGGTAGCCGGTGACCATTTAGGCATCAGTTTAATGACACGCAAGGCTTCCGCATCGAGCACCACCTGAGAAGATTTCAGTATCCTCACATTCGTCAGGGAACCGTCCTCATTCACGGTAAACGCAACCAGTGTTTTACCTTCCCACTTTTGCTTTTGTGCCTCTTCCGGATATTTCAGATTAATATCTAAAAACTGAACCAATGCCTTATCGCCACCCGGAAACTGGGGCTTAGTGGCAACAACATCAGTCTGAGCCATGACAGGCTGCAAAACACCACAAAGGATAAGCAGTATGGTGCTTATTTTTAGTCGTATCATTTTCATCTTTCTTCTTTTAACTAATTTCAACGTTGCCATATAAGCAACGTGCAACATTCAAAAGTAACTCATGCTGGTGCAAATGACACCCGAACAATATGCAGATGTGTGGATAAGTCAGGGTTATAAACGATTACGGGAACACGCCCAATTCCATATAGGAATAACCGATTTTGTTCAATGCATCCAGATATGCCGCGGTGCGTAAACTTATTTTCTTGTGCTCTTTCCAGATACGATGGATATTTTCATAAGAGTTGACCATGGTGGTTTCCAACCCGGAACGCACCAAATCCAGCTCACTGGCACCGTGTACGATATCCCGCTCTTCTTTCGTAATTTTTTTTCCGGTGTTTCGTTCAATCATATTCATGATATCATTGAACGAAGATTCCTGAAAGCCTCTGTCCAGCCTGCCGAAACTGACATGCGATAAATTTTTCAGCCATTCAAAATAAGAAACCGTAACACCGCCGGCATTCAGGTATAAATCCGGCACTATCAAAACACCTTTCTTGAGTAAAATACGTTCAGCCTCCGGTGTGACAGGGCCGTTTGCGCCCTCTCCGATAATCTTGGCTTTAATGCGCTCTGCATTTTCTTTGGTAATCTGATTTTCCAGGGCTGCCGGTACCAGGATATCACATTCGTGTTCCATCAACGCATTGGATTGTTTGAAGAATCTCGCTTTGGGATAATTTCGAATGGTTCTGTTTTCAATCTGGTATTTTTTTAAATCCTCGACATCAATCCCTTTGGCGTTATACAATCCGCCTTCAAACTCAGCTATTCCGACAATCAGCGCTCCGTTTTCCTGCATCACACGGGCAGTATGGTACCCCACATTTCCGAAACCCTGAATGATGACGGTTTTGCCTTCGATGCCTTTCGTCAACCCCAGCTTTTTCATATCGTGCTCAAAGCTGCAGGCCTGTTTCAGTCCGTAAAAAACGCCCCGCCCGGTCGCTTCCGTCCTGCCATGTACGCCACCCTGAGAAATCGGCTTTCCGGTAACACATCCCGCCGCATCTATCTGGGACGAATTAAACTGGATATAGGTATCGACTATCCAGCTCATCTCGCGTTCACCGGTACCATAATCGGGAGCCGGCACATCGAGTGAAGGCCCTATAAATCCTTTCTTGATGAGCTCAAACGTATAACGGCGTGTAATCTTTTCGAGCTGCTCATCCGTATAATTTTTCGGATTGATTTTAATGCCTCCTTTGGCACCGCCGAACGGCACATCCACCACC is a window from the Sphingobacteriales bacterium genome containing:
- a CDS encoding AMP nucleosidase; this translates as MKTKDDIVQNWLPRYTGKNLEDFGEYILLTNFSKYVQLFAEWNQVEVVGLDKPMPNATANNITIINFGMGSALAATMMDLLSAVKPKAALFLGKCGGLKKKNELGDFILPIAAIRGEGTSNDYFPAEVPALPSFALQKAISTTIREHDQDYWTGTVYTTNRRVWEHDEEFKEYLRKIRAMAIDMETATLFSVAFANEIPVGALLLVSDQPMIPEGVKTDESDRKVTANYVNKHLLIGIDSLKQLMNRASTIKHLRFED
- a CDS encoding energy transducer TonB → MKMIRLKISTILLILCGVLQPVMAQTDVVATKPQFPGGDKALVQFLDINLKYPEEAQKQKWEGKTLVAFTVNEDGSLTNVRILKSSQVVLDAEALRVIKLMPKWSPATVNGMPKKEMMVLPVNFDMKIMKNIMY
- a CDS encoding Glu/Leu/Phe/Val dehydrogenase gives rise to the protein MSTESKFFQNVQTYVDQAALYTKFPKGLINQIKVCNAVYQINFPVKIGNEIQVFEAYRVQHSHHKLPTKGGIRYSDMVNQDEVMALAALMTYKCAVVDVPFGGAKGGIKINPKNYTDEQLEKITRRYTFELIKKGFIGPSLDVPAPDYGTGEREMSWIVDTYIQFNSSQIDAAGCVTGKPISQGGVHGRTEATGRGVFYGLKQACSFEHDMKKLGLTKGIEGKTVIIQGFGNVGYHTARVMQENGALIVGIAEFEGGLYNAKGIDVEDLKKYQIENRTIRNYPKARFFKQSNALMEHECDILVPAALENQITKENAERIKAKIIGEGANGPVTPEAERILLKKGVLIVPDLYLNAGGVTVSYFEWLKNLSHVSFGRLDRGFQESSFNDIMNMIERNTGKKITKEERDIVHGASELDLVRSGLETTMVNSYENIHRIWKEHKKISLRTAAYLDALNKIGYSYMELGVFP